The Macaca nemestrina isolate mMacNem1 chromosome 12, mMacNem.hap1, whole genome shotgun sequence genome contains a region encoding:
- the LOC139357360 gene encoding tripartite motif-containing protein 64C-like — protein sequence MDSDTLQAFQNELICSICMNYFIDPVTIDCGHSFCRPCLYFCWEEGRAPMCCPECREISAKSGFNTNVVLKKLASLARQTRPQNINNSHNICVLHEETKELFCEVDKRLLCGPCSESPEHMAHSHSPMGWAAEECREKLIKEMDYLWRINQETQNHLNQETRKFRSLVDYVSLRKVITTIQYQKMHLLLDEEEQLHLQALEREAKELFQQLQDSQVRMTQHLERMKDMYRELWETCHMPVVELLQDVGNVSARADLAQMQKPQPVYPELTSWRITGVLDMLNNFRVDNALSTEMTPCYVSLSEDVRRVIFGDDHRSAPVDPQGVESFAVWGAQAFNSGRHYWEVDVTHSSTWILGVCRDSTTADSSILIDSDETFLLISSKRSNRYSLSTNSPPLIQHVQRPLGRVGVFLDYDNGSVSFFDVSKGSIIYGFPLASFSSPLRPFFCFGCT from the exons ATGGATTCAGACACCCTGCAAGCCTTCCAGAATGAGCTCATTTGCTCCATTTGCATGAACTACTTCATAGACCCGGTCACCATTGACTGTGGGCACAGCTTTTGCAGGCCCTGCCTCTACTTCTGCTGGGAAGAAGGCAGAGCACCAATGTGCTGCCCTGAGTGCAGAGAAATCTCAGCGAAGTCCGGCTTCAACACCAATGTTGTACTCAAAAAGCTGGCTTCCCTAGCCAGACAGACCAGACCTCAGAACATCAACAACTCACACAATATCTGTGTGCTCCATGAGGAGACTAAGGAGCTCTTCTGTGAGGTTGACAAGAGATTGCTCTGTGGgccctgctctgagtcaccagagCACATGGCTCACAGCCACAGTCCAATGGGATGGGCTGCTGAGGAATGCAGG GAGAAACTTATAAAAGAAATGGACTATTTGTGGAGAATCAATCAAGAGACACAAAACCATCTAAATCAGGAAACTAGAAAATTTCGTTCGTTAGTg GACTATGTCTCATTAAGGAAGGTGATAACCACTATTCAATATCAAAAGATGCATCTACTTCTCGATGAGGAGGAGCAACTGCATCTGCAGGCACTggaaagagaagcaaaagagCTTTTCCAACAACTACAAGACAGTCAAGTGAGAATGACCCAACATTTAGAAAGGATGAAAGACATGTACAGAGAGCTGTGGGAGACGTGCCATATGCCTGTCGTGGAGCTGCTCCAG gaTGTGGGAAATGTATCAGCAAG GGCTGATTTGGCACAGATGCAAAAGCCCCAGCCAGTGTACCCAGAGCTTACTTCATGGCGCATAACTGGAGTCCTAGACATGCTCAACAACTTCAGAG TGGATAATGCTCTGAGCACGGAAATGACTCCTTGCTATGTAAGCCTTTCTGAGGATGTGAGACGTGTGATATTTGGAGACGACCATCGCAGTGCACCCGTGGATCCCCAGGGAGTGGAGAGCTTTGCTGTGTGGGGAGCGCAAGCATTCAACTCTGGCAGGCATTACTGGGAAGTGGATGTGACTCACTCCTCCACCTGGATTCTGGGAGTCTGTAGAGATTCCACGACAGCAGATAGCAGTATCCTTATTGATTCTGatgaaacatttttgttaatttcctCAAAGAGGAGCAATCGTTATAGTCTCTCCACCAACTCTCCACCTTTAAttcagcatgtgcaaaggcctctGGGTCGGGTTGGGGTGTTTCTGGATTATGATAATGGATCTGTGAGTTTTTTTGATGTTTCTAAAGGTTCTATTATCTATGGTTTTCCTCTtgcctccttctcttcccctctgAGACCTTTCTTTTGCTTTGGTTGTACATGA